One genomic window of Gavia stellata isolate bGavSte3 chromosome 7, bGavSte3.hap2, whole genome shotgun sequence includes the following:
- the ARF6 gene encoding ADP-ribosylation factor 6 isoform X2 — translation MGKVLSKIFGNKEMRILMLGLDAAGKTTILYKLKLGQSVTTIPTVGFNGLIFVVDCADRDRIDEARQELHRIINDREMRDAIILIFANKQDLPDAMKPHEIQEKLGLTRIRDRNWYVQPSCATTGDGLYEGLTWLTSNYKS, via the exons ATGGGCAAGGTGCTGTCCAAGATCTTCGGCAACAAGGAGATGCGGATCCTGATGCTGGGTCTGGACGCGGCGGGTAAAACCACCATCCTGTACAAACTGAAGCTGGGCCAGTCCGTCACCACCATCCCCACCGTGGGCTTCAAC GGGTTGATCTTTGTGGTGGACTGCGCCGATCGCGACCGCATCGACGAGGCCCGCCAGGAGCTCCACCGCATTATCAACGACAGGGAGATGCGGGACGCCATCATCCTCATCTTCGCCAacaagcaggacctgcctgaTGCCATGAAACCCCATGAAATCCAAGAGAAACTGGGCCTGACCCGAATCAGGGATAGGAATTGGTACGTGCAGCCCTCCTGTGCAACTACAGGGGATGGACTCTATGAAGGGCTGACATGGTTAACATCCAATTATAAATCCTAA
- the ARF6 gene encoding ADP-ribosylation factor 6 isoform X1, with protein sequence MGKVLSKIFGNKEMRILMLGLDAAGKTTILYKLKLGQSVTTIPTVGFNVETVTYKNVKFNVWDVGGQDKIRPLWRHYYTGTQGLIFVVDCADRDRIDEARQELHRIINDREMRDAIILIFANKQDLPDAMKPHEIQEKLGLTRIRDRNWYVQPSCATTGDGLYEGLTWLTSNYKS encoded by the coding sequence ATGGGCAAGGTGCTGTCCAAGATCTTCGGCAACAAGGAGATGCGGATCCTGATGCTGGGTCTGGACGCGGCGGGTAAAACCACCATCCTGTACAAACTGAAGCTGGGCCAGTCCGTCACCACCATCCCCACCGTGGGCTTCAACGTGGAGACGGTTACTTACAAAAACGTCAAGTTCAACGTGTGGGATGTCGGGGGCCAGGACAAGATCCGTCCCCTCTGGAGGCACTACTACACGGGCACGCAGGGGTTGATCTTTGTGGTGGACTGCGCCGATCGCGACCGCATCGACGAGGCCCGCCAGGAGCTCCACCGCATTATCAACGACAGGGAGATGCGGGACGCCATCATCCTCATCTTCGCCAacaagcaggacctgcctgaTGCCATGAAACCCCATGAAATCCAAGAGAAACTGGGCCTGACCCGAATCAGGGATAGGAATTGGTACGTGCAGCCCTCCTGTGCAACTACAGGGGATGGACTCTATGAAGGGCTGACATGGTTAACATCCAATTATAAATCCTAA